From Anopheles arabiensis isolate DONGOLA chromosome 3, AaraD3, whole genome shotgun sequence, a single genomic window includes:
- the LOC120905168 gene encoding uncharacterized protein LOC120905168 isoform X11: MARFPFTEDSTCCDDDFTWVYAHNHHEAPKASVESDRRSVSQTTATRSVPRDQQRSREMSIQKTDQCQSTANTIGIGEAVPCGKPPRPSRETGSLDRRRNLRSSRHERDGKSHSTHSLKENSSSSEFHKHDSMSSNLSLNSKDHLQDSGSFYYYNISGSGNPHQRHGYPPHPQNACTSPSMWEPPPPPPLSPWDPQYYWNNPHCRHQSKEELRLIDYHRRQQELYQYGNRSGQSSMQDLSCASGCCNRNYYHHPPLPVCCPLDHRTQWINDVQRHDTDERLRRLQKDKESLALQVKTLTEHMQTQSTKISELENMIKEKNQLLSNAEDLLQRVSVFAKTVGIQIDKQKEMLSRSSLETQKLELMSAMSELKLQQAALERENLELRTTFVTNSVASSGLFNGNLANGSGSGSAITNVLNNNSITSSLLRRPQIITNTRMVGMSASTPGASMISSPIHHGSHGSLQQAAISPITPKTPPASYRQRIDVHYSSLPRQAFATTLSTVSTSSGSSTATDSNANPKRNVAFGNVRSINKRLQLPKLTTSSSMNALLLATALQRTESNLRHMKSVSAQELMFDAASNDHNDASRIKDEMSCLENENRCHERANTEPPSAALLDDEAGASCVQNTNENTATETVKNCEMELTSDFDALLNLEKTCEIAPFDSKNNTGQIPNEIDRLRGFSVPNLADAENRDNGILEHGEGGVQPTRSFTPQPSPSPSMSHKLKNIFGKIKRSNSGTLDDITTPEGEFKRGGVRATAGARLGWSGTTPYRKPDKPFREWDVDTICHWFEHLGLNMYEEDLRKWIKSSTTPGSELMKASPVDIEKELSLRNPLHRKKIVLAIADISGTVGDDGLFENAGKLDSTWVQRWLDDVGLPQYKEPFMAARMDGRMLHKLTMDDLGHLQISSCLHVASIRRGIQLMRNEKWNPDCHIRRPLQLGLNAKDDVRLWTSQRVHEWLRAVDLAEYAPNLRGSGVHGALMIFEVKFTAELFADLLNIPSSKTLLRRHLATHFKELLGRDIIQVKREAENTLGFQPLTITAKIKTPKKSQFSLKRKKSNKGGNLGGDEWSDYVCPMGGSGQEHLPPASSSAYDQTSTNQGSNTPISALSAFTSNASSPNTNIVTSIAMTKDPSTAPIAYPDSTTSSISSTTTSGVGLELASVQRQPSSNAQLVTTPIVNNNGVECRGEGGGSDSPLSIRSSTASTS, encoded by the exons ATGGCTCGATTCCCATTTACCG AAGACTCGACTTGCTGTGATGATGACTTTACTTGGGTATACGCTCACAACCACCATGAAGCGCCAAAGGCTTCCGTTGAATCTGACCGACGATCCGTTtcacaaacaacagcaactcGATCGGTTCCACGTGACCAACAACgtagtcgagaaatgtcaatacaaaaaactgatcaATGTCAATCCACAGCTAACACAATTGGTATCGGGGAAGCAGTTCCTTGTGGCAAGCCACCCAGACCTTCACGGGAAACTGGTAGCCTAGATCGACGGCGGAACTTACGCTCAAGTCGTCACGAGCGAGATGGAAAAAGCCACAGTACACATTCACTAAAAGAAAATTCATCTTCGTCCGAATTTCATAAACACGATTCTATGTCCAGCAATCTCAGTTTAAATTCTAAAG ATCATCTGCAAGACTCGGGAAGCTTTTACTATTACAACATTAGTGGTAGCGGAAATCCACATCAACGTCATGGCTATCCACCTCATCCTCAAAATGCATGTACAAGTCCTAGTATGTgggaaccaccaccaccgccgccattGTCTCCTTGGGATCCTCAATACTACTGGAATAATCCGCATTGTCGCCACCAAAGCAAAGAAGAGTTGAGATTAATCGACTATCATCGCCGACAGCAAGAATTGTACCAATATGGAAACAGAAGTGGGCAAAGTAGTATGCAGGATTTATCTTGCGCTAGTGGCTGCTGTAATCGAAACTATTATCATCACCCACCTCTGCCGGTTTGTTGCCCATTGGATCATCGCACGCAATGGATCAACGATGTTCAG cGCCATGACACTGATGAACGGCTACGACGTTTACAAAAGGACAAAGAATCACTAGCTTTGCAAGTTAAAACACTTACGGAGCATATGCAGACACAATCTACAAAAATAAGTGAATTGGAAAACAtgataaaagagaaaaatcaGCTGCTATCCAACGCAGAAGATCTCCTGCAGCGAGTAAGCGTATTTGCAAAAACAGTTGGCATCCAGATTGACAAACAAAAA gaaatgCTTTCGAGATCTTCGCttgaaacacaaaaattaGAGCTCATGTCAGCGATGAGTGAGCTCAAACTTCAACAAGCAGCCCTAGAAAGAGAAAATTTGGAACTTCGTACAACTTTTGTAACTAATAGCGTGGCATCTAGCGGATTATTCAATGGAAATCTTGCAAATGGATCAGGGAGTGGATCAGCGATAACAAATGTGCTTAATAACAACAGCATTACGTCTAGTTTGCTCAGAAGACCTCAGATTATTACGAATACTAGAATGGTAGGCATGTCCGCCTCTACTCCAGGAGCTTCAATGATCTCGTCTCCAATACATCATGGCAGCCATGGGAGTTTACAACAAGCAGCAATTAGTCCTATTACTCCGAAG ACCCCACCGGCATCTTATCGACAACGTATCGATGTTCACTACAGTAGTCTTCCAAGACAAGCCTTTGCTACTACATTATCAACGGTTAGCACCTCCAGCGGCTCTTCAACAGCAACAGATAGTAACGCCAACCCTAAACGAAACGTAGCTTTTG GTAATGTTCGTTCTATCAACAAACGATTGCAACTACCTAAGCTTACAACGTCCAGCTCAATGAATGCTCTTCTGCTAGCCACAGCATTGCAACGCACAGAATCTAATCTGAGACATATGAAATCGGTATCAGCACAAGAGTTAATGTTCGATGCTGCATCCAATGACCACAATGATGCATCTCGAATAAAAGATGAAATGAGTTGTTTAGAGAATGAGAACCGTTGTCACGAACGAGCGAATACTGAACCTCCATCGGCAGCATTATTAGATGACGAAGCAGGAGCATCATGCGTTCAAAACACGAATGAAAATACGGCGACAGAAACCGTGAAAAACTGTGAGATGGAATTAACATCCGATTTCGATGCACTTCTAAACTTAGAGAAAACGTGTGAAATTGCCCCGTTTGATTCAAAGAACAATACAGGACAAATACCCAACGAAATCGATAGACTACGTGGATTTTCAGTACCAAATTTAG CTGATGCAGAAAATCGCGATAATGGGATCTTAGAACACGGTGAAGGTGGTGTGCAGCCCACTCGCAGCTTCACCCCTCAACCTTCGCCATCGCCGTCTATGAGTCACAAATTAAAGAACATTTTTGGTAAGATCAAAAGAAGCAACAGTGGAACCTTGGACGATATTACAACTCCGGAAGGTGAATTTAAACGTGGAGGAGTTCGTGCAACCGCAGGGGCTCGTCTGGGTTGGAGTGGAACGACTCCATATCGAAAACCTGATAAACCGTTCCGCGAATGGGATGTAGATACAATCTGCCATTGGTTCGAGCATCTGGGTTTAAATATGTATGAGGAAGATTTACGAAAATGGATCAAATCGAGCACGACGCCTGGAAGCGAATTGATGAAAGCCTCGCCAGTAGATATTGAAAAAGAGTTAAGTTTGCGAAATCCATTGCATCGAAAAAAGATAGTGTTAGCTATTGCAGATATTTCGGGGACGGTGGGAGACGACGGGTTGTTTGAGAACGCTGGAAAGCTGGATTCAACATGG GTCCAGCGTTGGTTAGACGATGTTGGTTTGCCCCAATACAAAGAACCCTTCATGGCGGCCCGAATGGATGGACGAATGCTACACAAATTGACGATGGACGATTTGGGCCATTTGCAAATATCTTCTTGTTTGCACGTGGCCAGCATTCGTCGTGGTATACAGCTTATGCGTAATGAAAAATGGAATCCCGATTGTCATATTCGTCGGCCATTGCAACTCGGATTAAATGCAAAAGACGATGTAAGGTTATGGACTTCGCAAAGAGTCCATGAATGGTTACGAGCCGTCGATTTGGCAGAATATGCTCCTAATTTGCGTGGATCTGGAGTACATGGAGCTCTCATGATATTCGAAGTTAAATTTACAGCCGAACTTTTTGCTGATTTATTGAACATTCCTTCAAGCAAAACATTGTTACGTCGACATTTGGCTACTCATTTTAAGGAGCTTTTGGGTCGAGATATCATACAGGTGAAACGAGAGGCTGAAAATACCCTTGGATTCCAACCACTGACAATTACGGCAAAAATTAAG ACGCCTAAAAAGTCTCAATTTTCcttaaaacggaaaaagaGCAACAAAGGTGGCAATCTGGGAGGAGATGAATGGAGTGATTATGTCTGCCCAATGGGTGGTTCAGGTCAGGAACATTTACCGCCTGCATCTTCTTCAGCTTATGATCAAACTAGCACAAATCAAGGCAGCAATACTCCAATTTCTGCTCTTTCTGCCTTTACGTCAAATGCTTCTTCTCCTAATACTAATATTGTCACTAGCATCGCC ATGACGAAGGATCCCTCAACGGCACCAATTGCTTATCCAGACAGCACAACCAGCAGCATCTCCAGCACAACTACTTCCGGAGTCGGGTTGGAGCTTGCTTCAGTTCAACGTCAGCCGTCGAGTAACGCACAGTTAGTAACAACGCCGATAGTCAATAATAACGGTGTCGAATGTAGAGGAGAAGGAGGTGGTAGCGATTCTCCACTATCAATACGCAGTTCAACTGCTTCAACCTCCTAG
- the LOC120905168 gene encoding uncharacterized protein LOC120905168 isoform X2, translating into MENKRCDEKNEPLRSEHLAEVPSSSLQSFVSSRTRSHPVICDVIRLEVIRERSSVYSEDGEFIDLPLPPVPPWSTILKDEVAVDEEENHIKDSEKSYELDAHIKSPVNNFVGDSEARCDVDVIDISISPYDCNHNTASDLTPNNKMHLRVMEEDAKSIDSSTASNTLRKSSWSVTSIGSTGAEYSNDDCKSGCQSDSVDSDEGDRPEDDYCEHSSGYRDKSPFLRSISLSPVERRFRKLSSSRERRRHAHEAEGKLLGTCDGWRSQRSKPYRKHEADSTCCDDDFTWVYAHNHHEAPKASVESDRRSVSQTTATRSVPRDQQRSREMSIQKTDQCQSTANTIGIGEAVPCGKPPRPSRETGSLDRRRNLRSSRHERDGKSHSTHSLKENSSSSEFHKHDSMSSNLSLNSKDHLQDSGSFYYYNISGSGNPHQRHGYPPHPQNACTSPSMWEPPPPPPLSPWDPQYYWNNPHCRHQSKEELRLIDYHRRQQELYQYGNRSGQSSMQDLSCASGCCNRNYYHHPPLPVCCPLDHRTQWINDVQRHDTDERLRRLQKDKESLALQVKTLTEHMQTQSTKISELENMIKEKNQLLSNAEDLLQRVSVFAKTVGIQIDKQKEMLSRSSLETQKLELMSAMSELKLQQAALERENLELRTTFVTNSVASSGLFNGNLANGSGSGSAITNVLNNNSITSSLLRRPQIITNTRMVGMSASTPGASMISSPIHHGSHGSLQQAAISPITPKTPPASYRQRIDVHYSSLPRQAFATTLSTVSTSSGSSTATDSNANPKRNVAFGNVRSINKRLQLPKLTTSSSMNALLLATALQRTESNLRHMKSVSAQELMFDAASNDHNDASRIKDEMSCLENENRCHERANTEPPSAALLDDEAGASCVQNTNENTATETVKNCEMELTSDFDALLNLEKTCEIAPFDSKNNTGQIPNEIDRLRGFSVPNLADAENRDNGILEHGEGGVQPTRSFTPQPSPSPSMSHKLKNIFGKIKRSNSGTLDDITTPEGEFKRGGVRATAGARLGWSGTTPYRKPDKPFREWDVDTICHWFEHLGLNMYEEDLRKWIKSSTTPGSELMKASPVDIEKELSLRNPLHRKKIVLAIADISGTVGDDGLFENAGKLDSTWVQRWLDDVGLPQYKEPFMAARMDGRMLHKLTMDDLGHLQISSCLHVASIRRGIQLMRNEKWNPDCHIRRPLQLGLNAKDDVRLWTSQRVHEWLRAVDLAEYAPNLRGSGVHGALMIFEVKFTAELFADLLNIPSSKTLLRRHLATHFKELLGRDIIQVKREAENTLGFQPLTITAKIKTPKKSQFSLKRKKSNKGGNLGGDEWSDYVCPMGGSGQEHLPPASSSAYDQTSTNQGSNTPISALSAFTSNASSPNTNIVTSIAMTKDPSTAPIAYPDSTTSSISSTTTSGVGLELASVQRQPSSNAQLVTTPIVNNNGVECRGEGGGSDSPLSIRSSTASTS; encoded by the exons ATGGAGAATAAGCGATGCGATGAGAAAAATGAACCATTAAGATCAGAACATTTAGCAGAagtaccatcatcatctctTCAGTCATTTGTTTCATCACGAACACGAAGTCATCCCGTAATATGCGATGTGATTCGCCTTGAGGTTATTCGCGAGCGTAGCAGTGTCTACAGTGAGGATGGCGAGTTCATTGACTTGCCACTGCCGCCTGTTCCACCATGGTCAACTATTTTGAAAGATGAAGTTGCGGTTGATGAAGAGGAAAATCATATAAAGGACAGCGAAAAATCTTATGAATTAGATGCACATATCAAATCTCCAGTGAATAATTTTGTGGGGGACAGCGAGGCGAGATGCGACGTAGATGTTATTGATATATCTATATCACCATACGATTGCAATCATAATACCGCTAGTGATTtgacaccaaacaacaaaatgcattTGCGTGTAATGGAAGAAGATGCAAAGTCAATCGACAGTAGTACGGCATCAAACACATTGCGGAAAAGTTCGTGGAGTGTGACTTCGATTGGTTCCACTGGAGCTGAATACTCTAATGACGATTGCAAATCTGGCTGCCAGTCCGACAGTGTGGACAGCGATGAGGGTGATCGACCAGAGGACGATTACTGTGAACATTCATCTGGATATCGTGATAAATCGCCATTTCTACGATCAATATCGCTATCACCAGTAGAACGTCGTTTTCGTAAATTGTCCTCATCTCGGGAGCGTCGACGTCATGCACATGAAGCTGAAGGGAAACTATTGGGAACCTGTGATGGTTGGAGATCTCAACGGTCTAAGCCGTACAGAAAGCATGAAGCAG ACTCGACTTGCTGTGATGATGACTTTACTTGGGTATACGCTCACAACCACCATGAAGCGCCAAAGGCTTCCGTTGAATCTGACCGACGATCCGTTtcacaaacaacagcaactcGATCGGTTCCACGTGACCAACAACgtagtcgagaaatgtcaatacaaaaaactgatcaATGTCAATCCACAGCTAACACAATTGGTATCGGGGAAGCAGTTCCTTGTGGCAAGCCACCCAGACCTTCACGGGAAACTGGTAGCCTAGATCGACGGCGGAACTTACGCTCAAGTCGTCACGAGCGAGATGGAAAAAGCCACAGTACACATTCACTAAAAGAAAATTCATCTTCGTCCGAATTTCATAAACACGATTCTATGTCCAGCAATCTCAGTTTAAATTCTAAAG ATCATCTGCAAGACTCGGGAAGCTTTTACTATTACAACATTAGTGGTAGCGGAAATCCACATCAACGTCATGGCTATCCACCTCATCCTCAAAATGCATGTACAAGTCCTAGTATGTgggaaccaccaccaccgccgccattGTCTCCTTGGGATCCTCAATACTACTGGAATAATCCGCATTGTCGCCACCAAAGCAAAGAAGAGTTGAGATTAATCGACTATCATCGCCGACAGCAAGAATTGTACCAATATGGAAACAGAAGTGGGCAAAGTAGTATGCAGGATTTATCTTGCGCTAGTGGCTGCTGTAATCGAAACTATTATCATCACCCACCTCTGCCGGTTTGTTGCCCATTGGATCATCGCACGCAATGGATCAACGATGTTCAG cGCCATGACACTGATGAACGGCTACGACGTTTACAAAAGGACAAAGAATCACTAGCTTTGCAAGTTAAAACACTTACGGAGCATATGCAGACACAATCTACAAAAATAAGTGAATTGGAAAACAtgataaaagagaaaaatcaGCTGCTATCCAACGCAGAAGATCTCCTGCAGCGAGTAAGCGTATTTGCAAAAACAGTTGGCATCCAGATTGACAAACAAAAA gaaatgCTTTCGAGATCTTCGCttgaaacacaaaaattaGAGCTCATGTCAGCGATGAGTGAGCTCAAACTTCAACAAGCAGCCCTAGAAAGAGAAAATTTGGAACTTCGTACAACTTTTGTAACTAATAGCGTGGCATCTAGCGGATTATTCAATGGAAATCTTGCAAATGGATCAGGGAGTGGATCAGCGATAACAAATGTGCTTAATAACAACAGCATTACGTCTAGTTTGCTCAGAAGACCTCAGATTATTACGAATACTAGAATGGTAGGCATGTCCGCCTCTACTCCAGGAGCTTCAATGATCTCGTCTCCAATACATCATGGCAGCCATGGGAGTTTACAACAAGCAGCAATTAGTCCTATTACTCCGAAG ACCCCACCGGCATCTTATCGACAACGTATCGATGTTCACTACAGTAGTCTTCCAAGACAAGCCTTTGCTACTACATTATCAACGGTTAGCACCTCCAGCGGCTCTTCAACAGCAACAGATAGTAACGCCAACCCTAAACGAAACGTAGCTTTTG GTAATGTTCGTTCTATCAACAAACGATTGCAACTACCTAAGCTTACAACGTCCAGCTCAATGAATGCTCTTCTGCTAGCCACAGCATTGCAACGCACAGAATCTAATCTGAGACATATGAAATCGGTATCAGCACAAGAGTTAATGTTCGATGCTGCATCCAATGACCACAATGATGCATCTCGAATAAAAGATGAAATGAGTTGTTTAGAGAATGAGAACCGTTGTCACGAACGAGCGAATACTGAACCTCCATCGGCAGCATTATTAGATGACGAAGCAGGAGCATCATGCGTTCAAAACACGAATGAAAATACGGCGACAGAAACCGTGAAAAACTGTGAGATGGAATTAACATCCGATTTCGATGCACTTCTAAACTTAGAGAAAACGTGTGAAATTGCCCCGTTTGATTCAAAGAACAATACAGGACAAATACCCAACGAAATCGATAGACTACGTGGATTTTCAGTACCAAATTTAG CTGATGCAGAAAATCGCGATAATGGGATCTTAGAACACGGTGAAGGTGGTGTGCAGCCCACTCGCAGCTTCACCCCTCAACCTTCGCCATCGCCGTCTATGAGTCACAAATTAAAGAACATTTTTGGTAAGATCAAAAGAAGCAACAGTGGAACCTTGGACGATATTACAACTCCGGAAGGTGAATTTAAACGTGGAGGAGTTCGTGCAACCGCAGGGGCTCGTCTGGGTTGGAGTGGAACGACTCCATATCGAAAACCTGATAAACCGTTCCGCGAATGGGATGTAGATACAATCTGCCATTGGTTCGAGCATCTGGGTTTAAATATGTATGAGGAAGATTTACGAAAATGGATCAAATCGAGCACGACGCCTGGAAGCGAATTGATGAAAGCCTCGCCAGTAGATATTGAAAAAGAGTTAAGTTTGCGAAATCCATTGCATCGAAAAAAGATAGTGTTAGCTATTGCAGATATTTCGGGGACGGTGGGAGACGACGGGTTGTTTGAGAACGCTGGAAAGCTGGATTCAACATGG GTCCAGCGTTGGTTAGACGATGTTGGTTTGCCCCAATACAAAGAACCCTTCATGGCGGCCCGAATGGATGGACGAATGCTACACAAATTGACGATGGACGATTTGGGCCATTTGCAAATATCTTCTTGTTTGCACGTGGCCAGCATTCGTCGTGGTATACAGCTTATGCGTAATGAAAAATGGAATCCCGATTGTCATATTCGTCGGCCATTGCAACTCGGATTAAATGCAAAAGACGATGTAAGGTTATGGACTTCGCAAAGAGTCCATGAATGGTTACGAGCCGTCGATTTGGCAGAATATGCTCCTAATTTGCGTGGATCTGGAGTACATGGAGCTCTCATGATATTCGAAGTTAAATTTACAGCCGAACTTTTTGCTGATTTATTGAACATTCCTTCAAGCAAAACATTGTTACGTCGACATTTGGCTACTCATTTTAAGGAGCTTTTGGGTCGAGATATCATACAGGTGAAACGAGAGGCTGAAAATACCCTTGGATTCCAACCACTGACAATTACGGCAAAAATTAAG ACGCCTAAAAAGTCTCAATTTTCcttaaaacggaaaaagaGCAACAAAGGTGGCAATCTGGGAGGAGATGAATGGAGTGATTATGTCTGCCCAATGGGTGGTTCAGGTCAGGAACATTTACCGCCTGCATCTTCTTCAGCTTATGATCAAACTAGCACAAATCAAGGCAGCAATACTCCAATTTCTGCTCTTTCTGCCTTTACGTCAAATGCTTCTTCTCCTAATACTAATATTGTCACTAGCATCGCC ATGACGAAGGATCCCTCAACGGCACCAATTGCTTATCCAGACAGCACAACCAGCAGCATCTCCAGCACAACTACTTCCGGAGTCGGGTTGGAGCTTGCTTCAGTTCAACGTCAGCCGTCGAGTAACGCACAGTTAGTAACAACGCCGATAGTCAATAATAACGGTGTCGAATGTAGAGGAGAAGGAGGTGGTAGCGATTCTCCACTATCAATACGCAGTTCAACTGCTTCAACCTCCTAG